A window from Aquiluna borgnonia encodes these proteins:
- the rplX gene encoding 50S ribosomal protein L24 — translation MAKIKKGDLVQVITGKKQDRGGDRGKQGHVLSVLVEQNRVIVEGVNVVTRHLKAGQTDRGSKTGGIVTQEAPIHISNVALVDPSTKKPTKVGFKVEKAKDGSVTKTRVARKSGKDI, via the coding sequence ATGGCGAAAATCAAGAAGGGTGACCTGGTACAGGTCATCACCGGCAAGAAGCAGGACCGCGGCGGAGACCGCGGCAAGCAGGGTCACGTGCTATCTGTTCTAGTTGAGCAGAACCGCGTAATCGTCGAGGGTGTAAACGTTGTCACCCGCCACCTCAAGGCTGGCCAGACTGACCGCGGCAGCAAGACCGGTGGCATTGTCACCCAGGAAGCTCCAATTCACATTTCAAATGTTGCTCTGGTAGACCCAAGCACCAAGAAGCCAACCAAGGTTGGATTCAAGGTTGAGAAGGCCAAGGATGGCTCGGTCACCAAGACTCGCGTAGCTCGCAAGAGCGGGAAGGACATCTAA
- the rplE gene encoding 50S ribosomal protein L5, with amino-acid sequence MATATKKAAAEVKALPRLKAQYRKDVVPVLQAEFNFANPMQVPGLTKIVVNMGVGAAAKEGKLIEGAIRDLTAITGQKPMVNVAKKSIAQFKLREGQPIGAHVTLRGDRMWEFLDRLLNLSLPRIRDFRGLSPKQFDGRGNYTFGLSEQSMFHEIDQDKIDNVRGMDITVVTTAQTDDEGRALLKALGFPFKA; translated from the coding sequence ATGGCAACCGCAACTAAGAAGGCTGCTGCCGAGGTCAAGGCCCTTCCTCGCCTCAAGGCTCAGTACCGCAAGGACGTTGTTCCAGTGCTTCAGGCAGAGTTCAACTTCGCCAACCCAATGCAGGTTCCAGGTCTCACCAAGATCGTTGTGAACATGGGTGTCGGAGCTGCAGCCAAGGAAGGCAAGCTGATCGAGGGTGCAATCCGCGATCTAACCGCCATCACCGGCCAGAAGCCGATGGTTAACGTCGCCAAGAAGTCCATCGCTCAGTTCAAGCTGCGCGAGGGTCAGCCAATTGGTGCCCACGTAACCCTGCGTGGCGACAGAATGTGGGAGTTCCTAGACCGCCTGCTCAACCTGTCACTGCCACGTATCCGTGACTTCCGCGGACTATCGCCAAAGCAGTTCGATGGCCGCGGCAACTACACCTTTGGTCTCTCAGAGCAGTCCATGTTCCACGAGATTGACCAGGACAAGATCGACAATGTCCGCGGAATGGACATCACAGTCGTAACCACCGCCCAGACCGATGATGAGGGTCGTGCGCTTTTGAAGGCGCTCGG